GACGGGCCCAAGAGGTATTTCCGACCttgtgcaagcacaaataggtaataaGTATTACGGTGGAAAACTCCCTTTCATGCATTTTGAGTTTACAGTCTTCCTGACAGTGAAATGTTTTTTTCCTCCGTCTCGCGCAGGCATGTCATACACAGCCTGCAGCTTGTCATACACAGCCTGTAGCTTGTCAAACACAGCCTGCAGCTTGTCATACACAGCCTGCAGCTTGTCATACACAGCCTGCAGCTTGTCATACACAGCCTGCAGCTTGTCATACACAGCCTGCAGCTTGTCATACACAGCCTGCAGCTTGTCAAACACAGCCTGCAGCTTGTCATATACAGCCTGCAGCATGTCATACACAGCCTGTAGCTTGTCATACACAGCCTGTAGCATGTCATACACAGCCTGTAGCTTGTCATACACAGCCTGCAGCATGTCATACACAGCCTGCAGCTTGTCATACACAGCCTGTAGCTTGTCATACATAGCCTGTAGCTTGTCAAACACAGCCTGCAGCTTGTCATACTCAGCCTGTAGCTTGTCAAACACAGCCTGCAGCTTGTCATACACAGCCTGCAGCTTGTCATACACAGCCTGCAGCTTGTCATACACAGCCTGCAGCTTGTCATACACAGCCTGCAGCTTGTCATACACAGCCTGCAGCTTGTCAAACACAGCCTGCAGCTTGTCATATACAGCCTGCAGCATGTCATACACAGCCTGTAGCTTGTCATACACAGCCTGTAGCATGTCATACACAGCCTGTAGCTTGTCATACACAGCCTGCAGCATGTCATACACAGCCTGCAGCTTGTCATACACAGCCTGTAGCTTGTCATACATAGCCTGCAGCTTGTCAAACACAGCCTGCAGCATGTCATACACAGCCTGTAGCTTGTCATACACAGCCTGTAGCTTGTCATACACAGCCTGCAGCTTGTCATACACAGCCTGCAGCTTGTCAAACACAGCCTGCAGCTTGTCATATACAGCCTGCAGCTTGTCATACACAGCCTGCAGCTTGTCATACACAGCCTGCAGCTTGTCAAACACAGCCTGCAGCTTGTCATACACAGCCTGCAGCTTGTCATACACAGCCTGCAGCTTGTCATACACAGCCTGCAGCTTGTCATACACAGCCTGCAGCTTGTCAAACACAGCCTGCAGCTTGTCATATACAGCCTGCAGCATGTCATACACAGCCTGTAGCTTGTCATACACAGCCTGTAGCATGTCATACACAGCCTGCAGCTTGTCATACACAGCCTGCAGCTTGTCATACACAGCCTGCAGCTTGTCAAACACAGCCTGCAGCTTGTCATATACAGCCTGCAGCTTGTCATACACAGCCTGCAGCTTGTCATACACAGCCTGCAGCTTGTCAAACACAGCCTGCAGCTTGTCATACACAGCCTGCAGCTTGTCATACACAGCCTGCAGCTTGTCATACACAGCCTGCAGCTTGTCATACACAGCCTGCAGCTTGTCAAACACAGCCTGCAGCTTGTCATATACAGCCTGCAGCATGTCATACACAGCCTGTAGCTTGTCATACACAGCCTGTAGCATGTCATACACAGCCTGCAGCTTGTCATACACAGCCTGCAGCTTGTCATACACAGCCTGCAGCTTGTCATACACAGCCTGCAGCTTGTCAAACACAGCCTGCAGCTTGTCATATACAGCCTGCAGCATGTCATACACAGCCTGCAGCTTGTCATACACAGCCTGCAGCTTGTCAAACACAGCCTGCAGCTTGTCATACACAGCCTGCAGCTTGTCATACACAGCCTGCAGCTTGTCATACACAGCCTGCAGCTTGTCATACACAGCCTGTAGCTTGTCATACACAGCCTGCAGCTTGTCATACACAGCCTGTAGCTTGTCATACACAGCCTGCAGCTTGTCATACACAGCCTGCAGCTTGTCAAACACAGCCTGCAGCTTGTCATACACAGCCTGCAGCTTGTCATACACAGCCTGCAGCATGTCATACACAGCCTGCAGCATGTCATACACAGCCTGCAGCATGTCATACACAGCCTGCAGCTTGTCATACACAGCCTGCAGCTTGTCATACACAGCCTGTAGCTTGTCATACACAGCCTGCAGCTTGTCATACACAGCCTGCAGCTTGTCAAACACAGCCTGCAGCATGTCA
Above is a genomic segment from Procambarus clarkii isolate CNS0578487 chromosome 86, FALCON_Pclarkii_2.0, whole genome shotgun sequence containing:
- the LOC123769313 gene encoding paramyosin-like: MLQAVYDKLQAVYDMLQAVFEYDMLQAVFDMLQAVYDKLQAVYDMLQAVYDMLQAVFDMLQAVYDMLQAVYDKLQAVYDKLQAVYDKLQAVYDKLQAVYDMLQAVFDKLQAVYDKLQAVYDKLQAVYDKLQAVYDKLQAVYDMLQAVYDMLQAVYDMLQAVYDKLQAVYDKLQAVFDKLQAVYDKLQAVYDKLQAVYDKLQAVYDKLQAVYDKLQAVYDKLQAVYDKLQAVYDKLQAVFDKLQAVYDKLQAVYDMLQAVYDKLQAVFDKLQAVYDKLQAVYDKLQAVYDKLQAVYDMLQAVYDKLQAVYDMLQAVYDKLQAVFDKLQAVYDKLQAVYDKLQAVYDKLQAVYDKLQAVFDKLQAVYDKLQAVYDKLQAVYDKLQAVFDKLQAVYDKLQAVYDKLQAVYDMLQAVYDKLQAVYDMLQAVYDKLQAVFDKLQAVYDKLQAVYDKLQAVYDKLQAVYDKLQAVFDKLQAVYDKLQAVYDKLQAVYDKLQAVFDKLQAVYDKLQAVYDKLQAVYDKLQAVYDMLQAVFDKLQAMYDKLQAVYDKLQAVYDMLQAVYDKLQAVYDMLQAVYDKLQAVYDMLQAVYDKLQAVFDKLQAVYDKLQAVYDKLQAVYDKLQAVYDKLQAVYDKLQAVFDKLQAEYDKLQAVFDKLQAMYDKLQAVYDKLQAVYDMLQAVYDKLQAVYDMLQAVYDKLQAVYDMLQAVYDKLQAVFDKLQAVYDKLQAVYDKLQAVYDKLQAVYDKLQAVYDKLQAVFDKLQAVYDKLQAVYDMPARDGGKKHFTVRKTVNSKCMKGSFPP